A genomic region of Xyrauchen texanus isolate HMW12.3.18 chromosome 29, RBS_HiC_50CHRs, whole genome shotgun sequence contains the following coding sequences:
- the dhdh.2 gene encoding trans-1,2-dihydrobenzene-1,2-diol dehydrogenase, which translates to MAIRWGICSAGKISHDFTVALKSLPPEHHQVVAVAARDQKRAHEFAQKHSIPRVHGSYEDLAKDPEIDVVYVGSIHPQHLPLGVLFMNAKKNILCEKPLAMNLKEVQELLRTAKKNDVFLMEAIWTRFFPVSMEISRLLSQNEVGELKMVRAEFGVPIMHVVRSSQKELGGGALLDIGIYCLQFVLMVYNGEKPECVQATGVCLETGVDEGMIITLKFSGHRMAVCTCTIAVELPNEAIIVGSKGTIKIPAHMWCPTSLIVNGVETLYPVPEPYLPLNFLNSTGMCYEAEEVRQCLLKGLKESSRMSHTDSALLAEIMDECRRQVGVVYSQDSQ; encoded by the exons ATGGCGATCAGGTGGGGGATTTGTAGCGCTGGAAAAATCAGTCACGACTTTACAGTGGCACTGAAGAGCCTCCCACCTGAACACCACCAG GTGGTTGCTGTGGCAGCGCGTGACCAGAAGCGCGCACATGAGTTCGCGCAGAAGCACAGTATACCACGCGTGCATGGTAGCTATGAAGATCTGGCTAAAGATCCAGAGATTG ACGTGGTGTATGTGGGCAGCATACACCCTCAACACCTCCCGCTGGGTGTTCTCTTCATGAACGCAAAGAAGAATATACTGTGTGAAAAACCTTTGGCCATGAACCTGAAGGAGGTTCAGGAACTACTCAGAACAGCAAAGAAGAATGATGTCTTCCTGATGGAG GCTATTTGGACACGTTTCTTTCCGGTTTCCATGGAAATCAGTCGGCTGCTTTCCCAGAATGAGGTTGGGGAGCTGAAGATGGTGCGTGCTGAATTCGGCGTACCTATCATGCATGTAGTGCGCTCCTCACAGAAGGAGCTGGGAGGAGGCGCACTGCTTGACATCGGAATCTACTGCCTGCAGTTTGTGCTGATGGTGTACAATGGAGAGAAACCGGAGTGCGTCCAAGCAACTGGAGTGTGTTTGGAAACAG GAGTAGATGAAGGAATGATCATCACGCTGAAGTTCTCTGGACACCGAATGGCCGTGTGTACCTGCACCATTGCCGTAGAGCTTCCAAACGAGGCCATAATCGTCGGTTCGAAAGGCACCATCAAG ATTCCAGCTCATATGTGGTGCCCAACATCTCTGATTGTCAATGGTGTGGAGACTCTGTACCCTGTTCCTGAACCCTATCTGCCTCTGAACTTCCTCAACAGCACGGGCATGTGCTACGAGGCAGAGGAGGTCAGGCAGTGTTTACTCAAAG GTTTAAAGGAGAGCTCACGCATGTCTCACACAGATTCTGCTCTGTTAGCTGAGATTATGGATGAATGCAGGAGGCAAGTAGGTGTGGTCTACAGCCAGGACAGCCAATGA